In the genome of bacterium, the window GCACAGTGGTACTTATGGCGGCGCCGTCGGTAATCCGATCAATGAATTGGCTAACATGATCGCCAAACTCAAAGACAAAAACGGAAAAATCACGATTCCGGGATTTTACGATAAAGTCAAACCGCTCACCAAAGCACAACGCGATGCTTATAAAAAACTGCCCTTTAATAAAAAAGGCTATTTGAAAGACCTTGGCATCAAAGAAACATTCGGTGAAAAAGGGTATTCGATTTTAGAGCAGGTGAGCGGGCGTCCGACACTGGATTGCAACGGTATCTGGGGCGGTTTCCAAGGTGAAGGTGCCAAAACCGTATTGCCATCCAAAGCCGGTGCGAAGATCAGCATGCGGTTAGTTCCCGGTCAGAAACCGGCGGAGATCGCCAAACTTTTCGAAAAATATATCAAAAAGATAGCGCCGAAAACGATGCAGGTCAAAGTGATCGCGTTGCACGGCGGAGATCCGGCTATGACCGATATTACGACCAAAGAAATGACCGCCGCTTCGACGGCGATGCAAAAAGTATTCAAAAAGAAACCACTTTTTACACGCGAAGGCGGTTCGATCCCTGTCGTGGCGGCTTTTGAACGCTTGCTGGGACTCAAAACGATTATGTTAGGATTTGGTTTGGATACCGACGCGATCCATTCGCCCAATGAACGCTTTAAGCTGGATAATTTTCATAAAGGCATTCTGACCACGGCGTATTTTTATGATGAAATGGCCAAAATGAAATAATGGCAATTCACAAGTCATTTTCCATTTTTGCCGGCATTGGGGTTTTCCTCAGTGCAGTGGTCGTGTCCTTATGGATTTGTGAAGGCATTCTTTGGCTGATGGGTTATAATCCGTTGTTGTATTATGCCGGAATGCCCAATCATCAGTATCGTCACAAAACGTTTGAGTTTAATGTCGCGTACGAACAGAATGAATTCGGTTTTCGCACGCCGAATGTGTCCTTTGAGAAACCGCGCAATACGTACCGTATAGTTATTTTGGGTGATTCTTATACCTACGGGCTTGGCGTAGAGGATGCCGAAGTTTATGCACGGCAGCTTGAAATCAGGTTCAATACTTTCTTTAAAAGCACGAGTTCGTCGCGCCGCGTACAAGTCATCAATCTTGGCATTTCCAATCGGGCGATCGGTGATTATTTAGCCTTTTATCAGTCCGTCGGCATCCGCTATCAACCGGATTTGACGATCGTATCGTTCTTCGAAGGTAATGATGTTTCGGATGAAGTTTCTGAGGTATTGCCGACAGGAGATGTATTAGACGAAACGGGTGCTTATGCGTTTATCCGGAATTCATTACAAGGGATATCGCCGCGATTATTCAAACTGATCAAAATTACCAAGAAGCAATGGAAACACAAAGCGCTCACTGAATTCCGAGCGGTGTTACCTTGGTCGGAAGATAAACTCGTACAACATCTGATGGTATCCGGTATAGACAGTGCGTACGCTGTAAAACGGATAAAAGAAATTCCGGATGCAATGCGGGAAGATGTATTGACCAATCGTATCTACCGACCGGCCTTTGCACGATGGTGTGCAGGGCAACAAGCCAATATTGCTTTGCCCGATACGCTGACCATGCGTCGTAACGAAAAGTTTACGGCGGAAACGTTTGGGCGTTTGGTTGACTTGGCGCGTCACAATCATTCGGATATCATGCTGGCGGCCATACCGTCGCCTTTTGCGGTTGTTCAGAAAGAGAAGTTAGTTTGGGCTGTTTCATCACCTCCTGAGAAGGTACAGGAGCAAATCAGGAATCTGGTCATTCGGATGTGTAAAGAAAACCAAACGGCTTACATAGACTTGAAACCTGCTTTGAAGGCTGCCGATCAAGCCGGTGAAACGACACATTTTGCCTATGATCTGCACTGGACGGCAAGGGGACATCGTTTGGTCGCCGATACGTTATTTGAACGCATTAAAGATCGCGTCACCAACTAATAGAGAACCCATGTTAACTCAATTATTACGCGGCACAAGTTATCCTTTTACGGCGTTCGGTTTTATCGTTCATCACCGTCTCCTGCGGTGGGTGTTAGCACCGTTTCTGATCAATGTGTTGCTTTTCGGTGCTTTTTTCGTATGGACGATCATACATATCAGCGATGTCATACATTGGATGGAAACCGGGTTTCTCGGTGAAATGAATATTGTACTTTTTTGGATTGTCGCAGCGATCATACTGACGATCTATATACTGATCATGGCCTACATTTGGAGTTTGATCGGCGGATTAGTCGCTGCACCTTTTAATCAGTACCTCAGTGTACAATCGGAACATATTGAAGGTCTCGTATCCGATCATACCACTTCGTGGTGGCATGACCTCTACCGCGCGTTGATCGCCGAACTGAAAAAAATTACATTTCTTTTGTTTCTGATAACGCCTTTGGTTTTATTGCCGCTCATGTTGCTCCATCTGATACCCGGCTTCGGAAGTGTGCTCTATGCGATACTGATGTTCGGGTATGTCAGTTTCGCGACAGCATTCAGTTTTTTGGATTATGTATTGGAAAATCGCCGATTTGGTTTTCGCGAAAAGCTGCGTTTTGTAATGGCCAATCGCGCCTTCTGTTTTGGTTTCGGCGGCGTTTCCGCTCTGCTTTTGATGATTCCTTTTATCAATGTACTTTTTATACCTGTGTTGGCCGTTAGCGCCACGCTCATGTATATACGTGAACCTATGCAACAAAAACGGTGAATGGAGCTATGACAGAATTTGCCATCCATGGAGACAATCTGAGTATTGCGGTGATTTCAGAAATTCTGAAAAATAAACCCCGCGTGGTATTGACCGAATCCGCTAAACAAACTATTAACCGGGGACGCCGGACCATCGAAGACATTGTCAGCTCGGGGCGTGTGGTGTACGGTGTGAATACGGGATTCGGAAAATTCAGCGACGTACGCATTTCCGACGATCAGCTTGAAATTTTACAGGAAAACTTAGTGCGCAGCCATGCCTGCGGCGTCGGTGAACCTTTTCCGGCAGACATCGCAAAAGTGATGTTACTTCTTAAAGCCAACGGATTAGCCAAAGGGTATTCCGGTGTACGATTGGAAATCGTCGAAACATTATTAGCCATGTTTAATGCGGACGTCCTACCGGTGATACCACAACAAGGTTCCGTCGGTTCGAGCGGAGATCTGGCGCCACTGGCGCATTTGACTTTGGTGTTGATGGGCGAAGGCGAAGCTTGGTTTCAGGGGCAACGTCTGCCCGGTGGCGAAGCTATGAAGCGCGCAGGAATAAAGCCGGTACGGCTTCGCTCCAAAGAAGGCCTGGCTGTGCTCAATGGTACGCAAACGATGACGGCTACGGCGGTCGTCAATCTCATACGTGCAAAAAATTGTATGGAAGCGGCTGAAATCTGCGGCGCCATGTCCATGGAGGTTTTGCTGTGTACGCCGACAGCGTTTGATCCGCGTATCCAGGATGTGCGAAATCAAACCGGTCAGATCGAGTCCGCGCGACGTCTGCGTGATCTGGTCGCGGGCAGTCCTTTGATCGCGTCCCATGCCGATTGCAAAAAAGTGCAAGATGCGTACAGCGTGAGGTGCATGCCGCAGGTTCATGGCGCGACGCGGGATGCGATCGCGTATGTACAACAGATCGTCGAGCGGGAGATCAATGCGGCGACAGATAATCCGCTGATTTTTTCGGAAGACGGCGATGTGTTATCGGGTGGTAATTTTCATGGCCAGCCGGTCGCGCTCGTAATGGATTTTCTGGCGATAGCCGTGAGTGAAATCGGTAATATTTCCGAACGTCGCACGGCATGGATGATGGACGGGCATTTGAGCGACGGTTTGCCGCCGTTTTTGGCAAAAGATGGCGGGCTCAACTCCGGGTATATGATCGCACAATACGCGGCCGCGGCGCTGGTATCGGAGAATAAATCGCTGAGCCATCCGGCCAGTGTAGATTCCGTACCGACTTCGGCCAATAAAGAAGATCACGTCAGCATGGGTACTATCGGCGCGCGCAAAGCCTACCGGATTATCGAAAACGTCGAAAATATTTTAGCCATCGAATGGCTGTGCGCGGCCCAGGCGGGCGATTTTCGCAAGCCGATCGCATTTGCCGGCAAAACGCAAAAAGCATACGACTTACTTAGGAAATATGTGCCGACTTTGGATAAAGACCGCAATACCAGTGTGGATATTCAAACGGCCAATGCGCAGTTACAGACGGGCGCTATGGTAAATGCGGTGTGGGGATAAAAATGGATAGACTTGATGCCGCGTGGCGTTTGGAGCATTACAATATCTATGGCAACGACCTCCTCGGCAAACTCGACTCCCTCCAGAAACGCTACTACTACCTCACCGATCACCTCGGAAGCGTGCGCGTCACCGTCAAAGATACAGCAGGAGTTCCCGTAGATTCGTGGAGCGATTACTATCCCTTCGGTAAAGAATCACGCGGGTCGAGTACGGTCAATGAACCGAAAGAAGGCTACACGAGTCAACTCTACGATTCAGAATCTGATTTAATTTATTACAAACGAAGATATTACAACCAAAATATAGCTCGATTTATTTCTGTCGATCCGTTGACTGATAAATATCCACAGTGGACTCCGTATCAATATGCCGGCAATATGCCGGTTAGATACATCGATTTGGATGGATTAGAGCCTGCACATCCCGTTAATTTGTTTTGTAATAATAACCCAACAACTGCAACTTTTTTAGGTATAGTTCAAGGGGTTTACAATTTTGGCAGCAGTATAGTTGATGGATTATCTCAAGAATCGAATGGGGCCTCATTTTCAATGAATCTACTTAAAGCGGGCCTTGAAATAGCATCAGATCCAGGCCAAGCTTTAGCTAATGTGATTAATGCCGTGGACACACGCGTAGATAATATGTCTAGTTCTAATAACTATACAAAAGCAGCAGCAATTACTGAAACTGTACTTGATGTTGCTGCGACAGCTACGGTTGCAGCAGATGCGGTAAATTTAGTTAAAACCGCTGACGCTGTAAGTACAACCGCTAAGATGTCCGATGCCGCAAAGGTTCTTGGAAAGGCCGATGCAACAGTAAGCGCTACTTCGGGTCAAACCTATCCATGGGGCGGTGCGAGCAGAGAAGTAAGTAAAAACTTTAAAAAAGTATCTGACACAGAGGCTGGGGCTTTATTCCAATATTCGCGAACTGACAAAAATGGAAATAAGATAGCACGCATTATTAGCGAGGAGCATAAAAGAGGAGGAACTATAGGTGAACATTTAAGGAACGAAAAATGAAAACATTTAATTTGGATGCTAGATTGTTTGCTATTATTAACAGTTCTGAGTTTGAAGGAAAAGAAACAACAGGCCCAATTATGAGAAAGGGAGAAGGTAATTGTGTAGAGCTGTTAGTTTTTGAATCTCCAGATCAAGCCAAGAGATTCATGAGAGATCAAAACATTACATGGGAGAAACACCAAATTGTTAACTTAAGCCACTCTGTTATTGTTGATTCAGTTAATGAATTAAGTGATGAGTTTGATGTAAAAATCATTTTAGTGAATTAGAAGAATTCGATTTATTTTTTAATATTAATCTAAAGTATTTCCCCGTAATCCTCCCTTACCGGAGGGTTTTTCTTTTCCGCGCTATCACGTCACGCCTTCGGCGTGATGATTCATCCCCGTGGCTAAGTAGTTTTTGAAGTTCGCCCGTGCGTCACGCCTTTGGCGTGACAGGTCTAACCCCCGCTATGCGTTCGTGTCGTCACGCGTGCCGCGAGATGATACTGCAGCGTGTGCGTGAATTTATATATACCTATTGTTATTCTGTTCAATATTTATCCGATTCGGTAGCCGATACTTTTCGCATAGTCTATTCAATTTTTCTTCCAACGCAGTCAGATAATAATCGGGCATCGTAGCAGAACGGTCGAAATACCCACGGTATTTATCTATTAAGTGCGGATAATGCTGTTGAATCGTCCGGAGTGTACGGAT includes:
- a CDS encoding dipeptidase, with protein sequence MEKVISHIESNKDRYVEELKDFLKIPSVSTNPENKKDVQHCAEWVAQHMTHIGLNNVKVCPTAGHPVVYGEWLGAPGKPTVLLYGHYDVQPVDPLNLWTSGPFEPTIRDGYIYARGSADDKGQVFLNLKSIEAHLKINGSLPVNVKLMIEGEEEIGSEHLEPFMKENKEMLKADVVLISDTSMFDDGIPSIAYGLRGLCYMQVELTGPNRDLHSGTYGGAVGNPINELANMIAKLKDKNGKITIPGFYDKVKPLTKAQRDAYKKLPFNKKGYLKDLGIKETFGEKGYSILEQVSGRPTLDCNGIWGGFQGEGAKTVLPSKAGAKISMRLVPGQKPAEIAKLFEKYIKKIAPKTMQVKVIALHGGDPAMTDITTKEMTAASTAMQKVFKKKPLFTREGGSIPVVAAFERLLGLKTIMLGFGLDTDAIHSPNERFKLDNFHKGILTTAYFYDEMAKMK
- a CDS encoding SGNH/GDSL hydrolase family protein → MAIHKSFSIFAGIGVFLSAVVVSLWICEGILWLMGYNPLLYYAGMPNHQYRHKTFEFNVAYEQNEFGFRTPNVSFEKPRNTYRIVILGDSYTYGLGVEDAEVYARQLEIRFNTFFKSTSSSRRVQVINLGISNRAIGDYLAFYQSVGIRYQPDLTIVSFFEGNDVSDEVSEVLPTGDVLDETGAYAFIRNSLQGISPRLFKLIKITKKQWKHKALTEFRAVLPWSEDKLVQHLMVSGIDSAYAVKRIKEIPDAMREDVLTNRIYRPAFARWCAGQQANIALPDTLTMRRNEKFTAETFGRLVDLARHNHSDIMLAAIPSPFAVVQKEKLVWAVSSPPEKVQEQIRNLVIRMCKENQTAYIDLKPALKAADQAGETTHFAYDLHWTARGHRLVADTLFERIKDRVTN
- a CDS encoding EI24 domain-containing protein, with the translated sequence MLTQLLRGTSYPFTAFGFIVHHRLLRWVLAPFLINVLLFGAFFVWTIIHISDVIHWMETGFLGEMNIVLFWIVAAIILTIYILIMAYIWSLIGGLVAAPFNQYLSVQSEHIEGLVSDHTTSWWHDLYRALIAELKKITFLLFLITPLVLLPLMLLHLIPGFGSVLYAILMFGYVSFATAFSFLDYVLENRRFGFREKLRFVMANRAFCFGFGGVSALLLMIPFINVLFIPVLAVSATLMYIREPMQQKR
- the hutH gene encoding histidine ammonia-lyase: MTEFAIHGDNLSIAVISEILKNKPRVVLTESAKQTINRGRRTIEDIVSSGRVVYGVNTGFGKFSDVRISDDQLEILQENLVRSHACGVGEPFPADIAKVMLLLKANGLAKGYSGVRLEIVETLLAMFNADVLPVIPQQGSVGSSGDLAPLAHLTLVLMGEGEAWFQGQRLPGGEAMKRAGIKPVRLRSKEGLAVLNGTQTMTATAVVNLIRAKNCMEAAEICGAMSMEVLLCTPTAFDPRIQDVRNQTGQIESARRLRDLVAGSPLIASHADCKKVQDAYSVRCMPQVHGATRDAIAYVQQIVEREINAATDNPLIFSEDGDVLSGGNFHGQPVALVMDFLAIAVSEIGNISERRTAWMMDGHLSDGLPPFLAKDGGLNSGYMIAQYAAAALVSENKSLSHPASVDSVPTSANKEDHVSMGTIGARKAYRIIENVENILAIEWLCAAQAGDFRKPIAFAGKTQKAYDLLRKYVPTLDKDRNTSVDIQTANAQLQTGAMVNAVWG
- a CDS encoding RHS repeat-associated core domain-containing protein; translated protein: MDRLDAAWRLEHYNIYGNDLLGKLDSLQKRYYYLTDHLGSVRVTVKDTAGVPVDSWSDYYPFGKESRGSSTVNEPKEGYTSQLYDSESDLIYYKRRYYNQNIARFISVDPLTDKYPQWTPYQYAGNMPVRYIDLDGLEPAHPVNLFCNNNPTTATFLGIVQGVYNFGSSIVDGLSQESNGASFSMNLLKAGLEIASDPGQALANVINAVDTRVDNMSSSNNYTKAAAITETVLDVAATATVAADAVNLVKTADAVSTTAKMSDAAKVLGKADATVSATSGQTYPWGGASREVSKNFKKVSDTEAGALFQYSRTDKNGNKIARIISEEHKRGGTIGEHLRNEK